From a region of the Sminthopsis crassicaudata isolate SCR6 chromosome 6, ASM4859323v1, whole genome shotgun sequence genome:
- the LOC141547393 gene encoding vomeronasal type-1 receptor 1-like, whose protein sequence is MKSNDDILCILYMLQVIIGVFGNGLLLFLFGFNLVTGQRIRPIDTIFVNLFLSHIVMIVFRAVPSAIQLCVQKIFPSDTECKIIVYLQRVSRGLSLCNSCLLSVFQAITISSSSPSWAVLKAKAPKYIIPSCVFIWVCNLLVDSFVPLSVTAIRNDTVNNLKNNLGYCFIDWRVFSTSKVLIWKTLYDAVFLAIMAISSGYMVFILFRHHRQVQHFRSTGDNPIATPETRATKVIVLLMTIFVCFYSVSSISVIVMEKSKDPSQWIICIHIFFTLFYSTVSPFVLISSDSQILNCNNFKRIKNSHPHY, encoded by the coding sequence ATGAAATCGAATGATGATATCCTCTGCATTTTATATATGCTTCAGGTTATAATCGGAGTCTTTGGAAATGGTTTACTCCTTTTCCTGTTTGGCTTTAATTTAGTcactggtcaaaggataagacCAATTGATacgatttttgttaatttgttcctCTCCCATATTGTCATGATTGTTTTCAGGGCAGTTCCTTCTGCAATCCAACTTTGTGTCCAGAAAATTTTCCCGAGTGACACTGAATGCAAAATCATTGTTTATCTGCAGAGAGTGTCCCGGGGACTTTCACTTTGCAATTCCTGCCTCCTGAGTGTCTTCCAGGCCATCACCATCAGTTCCAGCAGCCCCAGTTGGGCAGTGCTGAAAGCCAAAGCACCAAAGTACATTATTCCATCCTGTGTCTTTATATGGGTATGCAATTTGCTGGTAGATTCTTTTGTGCCTCTAAGTGTGACTGCTATTAGGAATGACACAGTCAATAACCTTAAGAACAACCTAGGATATTGTTTTATAGACTGGCGTGTTTTTTCTACCTCAAAAGTACTTATCTGGAAGACACTTTATGATGCGGTATTTCTGGCAATAATGGCCATTTCCAGTGGCTACATGGTGTTCATTTTGTTCAGACACCACAGGCAAGTCCAACACTTTCGTAGCACTGGAGACAACCCTATTGCCACCCCAGAAACCAGAGCTACTAAAGTAATCGTGTTGCTTATGACTATCTTTGTATGCTTTTATTCAGTTAGTTCCATCAGTGTTATTGTAATGGAAAAATCTAAAGATCCAAGCCAGTggattatatgtatacatatattttttactttattttactcAACAGTAAGTCCTTTTgttttaatcagtagtgattcaCAGATCCTTAATTGTaacaatttcaaaagaataaaaaattctcatcctcattattaa